The following are from one region of the Leucobacter sp. Psy1 genome:
- a CDS encoding siderophore-interacting protein, translating to MTTTGNAAAPARRQRRPQIVLEVLEREQLSPHLVRIHAGGPGISAVEDNGKTDAYSKMLFPHPETSLTPPYDLEALRAEFPVELMPSIRTYTVRRFDLENDRIWIDFVTHGDNGVAGPWADRAEPGDPVVLMGIGGLYAPDPDADWHLLAGDDAALPAIASALEAMPREAEGVAFIEVSDERDHLELDAPAGIDVHWLHRGEREPGTTTLLVDAVRESPWRDGRVQVFAHGERGAMKSLRPYFTDERGLERSQLSLSAYWAYGRIEDTFQAEKREPIGEI from the coding sequence ATGACCACCACTGGGAACGCAGCCGCACCCGCCCGACGCCAGCGACGACCGCAGATCGTACTGGAGGTGCTCGAACGGGAGCAGCTGAGCCCGCATCTCGTGCGCATTCACGCGGGTGGGCCAGGCATCTCGGCCGTCGAGGACAACGGCAAGACTGACGCGTACAGCAAGATGCTGTTCCCGCACCCCGAGACGTCGCTCACTCCCCCGTACGACCTGGAAGCACTCAGGGCCGAGTTCCCGGTCGAGCTCATGCCATCGATCCGCACGTACACGGTGCGCCGATTCGACCTCGAGAACGATCGCATCTGGATCGACTTCGTGACCCACGGCGACAACGGGGTGGCCGGCCCCTGGGCGGATCGCGCGGAGCCGGGCGACCCTGTGGTACTCATGGGCATCGGGGGCCTCTACGCGCCAGACCCCGACGCCGACTGGCACCTCCTCGCCGGCGACGACGCAGCACTTCCGGCGATCGCATCCGCTCTCGAAGCCATGCCGCGCGAGGCGGAAGGCGTCGCGTTCATCGAGGTGAGCGACGAGCGGGACCACCTCGAGCTCGACGCTCCAGCGGGTATCGACGTGCACTGGCTGCACCGCGGCGAGCGCGAACCGGGCACCACGACACTGCTCGTCGACGCGGTCAGAGAGTCCCCGTGGCGCGACGGGCGAGTGCAGGTCTTCGCGCACGGCGAGCGAGGTGCCATGAAGTCGCTGCGACCGTATTTCACCGATGAACGCGGACTCGAACGGTCCCAGCTCTCCCTGTCGGCGTACTGGGCCTACGGGCGCATCGAGGACACGTTCCAGGCCGAGAAGCGCGAACCCATCGGCGAGATCTGA
- a CDS encoding MarR family winged helix-turn-helix transcriptional regulator: protein MSPQHRLPTSRELAVWRVYLESFEAVRARIEAQLHRDSDLSSGDYKILLALSEADPHEMRSSELAAHIHWERSRLSAHLGRMEKRGLIHRAPCPEDARGSLAVLTEAGARAFRDSTIPHLAAIRSVFVDALSADQLAVMGEAAEALRDHLAADGTPTP from the coding sequence ATGAGCCCGCAGCACCGCTTGCCCACCAGCCGAGAACTTGCCGTGTGGCGCGTCTATCTCGAATCCTTCGAGGCCGTGCGCGCGCGCATCGAAGCGCAACTGCACCGGGATTCCGATCTTTCGAGTGGCGACTACAAGATCCTGCTGGCGCTATCCGAAGCCGATCCGCACGAGATGCGCTCCTCCGAGCTGGCGGCGCACATCCACTGGGAGCGCAGCCGCCTCTCCGCGCACCTCGGTCGCATGGAGAAGCGCGGACTCATCCACCGGGCGCCCTGCCCGGAAGACGCGCGTGGGTCGCTCGCCGTCCTCACCGAGGCGGGGGCACGGGCGTTCCGGGACAGCACGATCCCTCACCTCGCCGCGATTCGCAGCGTCTTCGTCGACGCGCTCTCCGCCGACCAGCTCGCAGTGATGGGCGAAGCGGCCGAAGCACTGCGAGATCACCTCGCCGCAGACGGAACGCCTACCCCCTGA